Within Microbacterium proteolyticum, the genomic segment TCTCGCAGCAGGAAGCGGCGGTCCGCACCGCCTTCCCGGATCGGGAGATCCTGTCGGTGACCGACAATTCCGGCGACCGTGCAACGGTCTTCGTCACCGCGGTGGGTGAGGGCAGCAGGAACGTCTACGTCGATCCGTATGACGCGTCGATCACCGGTGATCTGCACATCGACGATCTCGTTTCGACCTGGGCGGAACGCGTCCACGGAGATCTGCTTCTGGGGGACGGCGAGGTCGGCGATCGCATCGTCGAGCTCGGTGCCAGCTGGGCGATCGTGCTCACCATCACCGGTTTCATCATCTTCTTCCTCGGCCGGCGGCCCAGAAAGATCGCGGTGGCGAAACGTGCCCGGGGAGCACGATTGAGGAGCTGGCACGGTCTCGTCGGGCTCCCGGTCGGGCTGGGAATCCTGATGCTCGTGGTTTCGGGCCTCCCTTGGACGGGTGTGTGGGGCTCCCTCGCCTCCTCCGTCGCATCCGGAACGGGAGACTCCCTCTGGGGTGATGACCCGGGCGCCGAGTCGACGGTGAAGGAGCAGATCGAAGCGAGCAACGGTTCATCGAGTCCGGCGGGGTGGGAGGTGGCTGACCTACCCACCGCGACCAGCACCGGCGCCGGCGCGTCGATCTCCATCGACGTCGCCACCGCCACCGCCCGCGCGGAGGGGGCGCCGGAACCGTATTTCGTCACCTACCCCGAGGGGGAGACGGGCGTCTACAGCGTGTTCGGATACCAGTGGGCGAATAACGGCAACCCCGCGGAATCCGACGTCACGCTCCAGAAGACCGTGCACGTCGACCAGTACTCCGGCGAGGCGCTCGCGGTTTACAGCTACGACGATCTCTCCGTGCTGTCCAAGACCGTCGCGAATGGCATCGCCATCCACGAAGGTCGTCGCTTCGGGCCGATCAACACGATCCTCACGACACTGTTCTGCCTCGCCGTGCTCTTCATGTGCGTCTCCGCGCCGATCATGTGGTGGACACGTCGGGGCAACGCGTCGGGTCTCGCCGCACCGCGGGCCAGGCTGCCCCTGTTCGCGAACGTGATCCTGCTGGTCGCGGTCATCGGGCTCGGCATCTTCCTGCCGCTGTTCGGGTTGTCGTTGCTCGTCATCCTCGCGCTGGATCAACTGGTGATCCGCAGAATCCCCGCGGCGCGCAAGTTCTTCGGAACGGTCTAGTCGAGGGCGGGTGGGTGGGGTTCACGCCCTGCCCACCCGTTACGACGTGTAGATCGCGGAAACGGGCGCCAGCCGCCGGGCCGGCGCCCATTTCTGCGCCGTGAGGCGATCCGCTCTCATCTCCATCGCGACGTCGCCCGTCCGCTCCGAAATGACCGCGAGCGCGTTCGCGAGATGGACCGCGCCCGCGCGACGGGCCGCGTCGTCGTCCGCGATCAATTCGACGAGCAGTCTTGTCGCGACGAGCAGGCGACGACCCGAGCGAAGAAACGGCACGCACGCGCGATAGAGCTCGGCCGCGCGGACGGCGAGGTAGTGATGGCCGCGCAGGT encodes:
- a CDS encoding PepSY-associated TM helix domain-containing protein, with amino-acid sequence MTTTDTAPSSSPAEGEPPPRSVPVSRRPTNWFGAFWRWHFYGSLIVIPVLFALSVSGMTYMFRAQVDAWTHPGVLTVSVPAGAERLPLSQQEAAVRTAFPDREILSVTDNSGDRATVFVTAVGEGSRNVYVDPYDASITGDLHIDDLVSTWAERVHGDLLLGDGEVGDRIVELGASWAIVLTITGFIIFFLGRRPRKIAVAKRARGARLRSWHGLVGLPVGLGILMLVVSGLPWTGVWGSLASSVASGTGDSLWGDDPGAESTVKEQIEASNGSSSPAGWEVADLPTATSTGAGASISIDVATATARAEGAPEPYFVTYPEGETGVYSVFGYQWANNGNPAESDVTLQKTVHVDQYSGEALAVYSYDDLSVLSKTVANGIAIHEGRRFGPINTILTTLFCLAVLFMCVSAPIMWWTRRGNASGLAAPRARLPLFANVILLVAVIGLGIFLPLFGLSLLVILALDQLVIRRIPAARKFFGTV